The following coding sequences are from one Streptomyces sp. NBC_01232 window:
- a CDS encoding PRC-barrel domain containing protein, translated as MSESAWAYRITVGRIEGVDLSGFKVEAVDGSIGKVDKHSDEVGSAYLLVDTGPWIFGKEVLLPASTVTGIDVEEERIHVGLTKEQIKDAPEFVRDEHLQDTDYRNLLGGYYGLIPHGWR; from the coding sequence ATGTCAGAGAGCGCCTGGGCCTACCGCATCACCGTTGGCCGCATCGAGGGTGTGGACCTGTCCGGCTTCAAGGTGGAGGCGGTCGACGGCTCCATCGGCAAGGTCGACAAGCACTCCGACGAGGTCGGATCCGCCTATCTGCTCGTCGACACCGGTCCGTGGATCTTCGGCAAGGAAGTCCTCCTCCCTGCGAGTACCGTCACCGGTATCGATGTGGAGGAGGAACGGATCCACGTCGGGCTGACCAAGGAACAGATCAAGGACGCCCCGGAGTTCGTACGGGACGAGCACCTCCAGGACACCGACTACCGGAATCTGCTGGGCGGCTATTACGGCCTCATCCCGCACGGGTGGCGGTGA
- a CDS encoding cytochrome P450 family protein has product MSEQPTPLPYADPTFVADPFPLYRQLREDGPVRRVVVAGGLDAWLVTRYEDGLAALSDSRLSSDVRDASDGRLLRQLPETERESMLSNMLRSDPPDHTRLRRLVSKAFTARRVAGMRPRIQELTDRLLDAVVPAGRADLVADFALPLPVTVISELLGVPVDDRHDFQHWADRMLRRGAEAPDPAVVSEAWEHMRAYLARLIHAKRAQPGDDLLSGLITARDEEQRLSEDELVAMVFLLLVAGYITTVNLIGGGIAMLLAHPGQLELLRSDPELLPGAIEEFLRYDGPVSPGIARFAREDVEIAGVAVPRGATVLIGSALADRDPERFPDPDSLDITRQDNAHLAFGHGIHYCLGAPLARLEGQIAIGTALRRLPGLALDVPPEKIPWRPGGLRGPESLPVTFAPGG; this is encoded by the coding sequence ATGAGTGAGCAGCCCACCCCCCTGCCCTACGCCGACCCCACCTTCGTCGCGGACCCGTTCCCCCTCTACAGGCAGTTGCGCGAGGACGGACCCGTGCGCCGCGTCGTCGTCGCGGGCGGCCTCGACGCGTGGCTCGTCACCCGCTACGAGGACGGGCTCGCGGCGCTGTCCGACTCCCGGCTGAGCAGCGACGTACGGGACGCCTCGGACGGCCGGCTGCTGCGGCAACTGCCAGAAACGGAGCGCGAGTCGATGCTGAGCAACATGCTCCGCAGCGACCCGCCCGACCACACCCGCCTGCGCCGCCTGGTCTCCAAGGCGTTCACCGCGCGCCGCGTGGCGGGGATGCGTCCGCGGATCCAGGAGCTCACCGACCGGCTGCTGGACGCGGTCGTCCCGGCCGGACGGGCGGACCTGGTGGCGGACTTCGCGCTGCCGCTCCCGGTGACGGTGATCAGCGAGCTCCTCGGGGTTCCGGTGGACGACCGGCACGACTTCCAGCACTGGGCCGACCGGATGCTCCGGCGGGGCGCGGAGGCGCCGGATCCCGCCGTGGTGAGCGAGGCCTGGGAGCACATGCGCGCCTACCTCGCGCGGCTCATCCACGCCAAACGGGCGCAGCCCGGCGACGATCTGCTCAGCGGCCTCATCACCGCCCGGGACGAGGAACAGCGGCTGAGCGAGGACGAGTTGGTCGCCATGGTGTTCCTGTTGCTGGTCGCGGGCTACATCACGACGGTCAACCTGATCGGCGGCGGCATCGCCATGCTGCTCGCCCATCCCGGCCAGCTCGAGCTGCTGCGGTCCGACCCCGAACTGCTGCCGGGGGCGATCGAGGAGTTCCTGCGTTACGACGGCCCGGTCAGCCCCGGCATCGCGCGGTTCGCGCGCGAGGACGTCGAGATCGCGGGCGTGGCCGTGCCGCGCGGTGCGACCGTACTGATCGGGTCGGCCCTCGCCGACCGCGACCCGGAGCGGTTCCCCGACCCCGACAGCCTGGACATCACCCGGCAGGACAACGCGCACCTCGCGTTCGGTCACGGCATCCACTACTGCCTGGGGGCTCCGCTGGCCCGGCTGGAGGGGCAGATCGCCATCGGTACGGCCCTGCGCCGGCTCCCCGGGCTCGCCCTGGACGTGCCGCCGGAGAAGATCCCCTGGCGTCCGGGCGGGCTGCGGGGCCCGGAGAGCCTGCCGGTGACCTTCGCCCCCGGCGGCTGA
- a CDS encoding DMT family transporter: MTFRSSPIPPGVLTVGAVTFTVFAWASAFVSIRSAGAAYSPGALALGRLLAASLVLVVLLLVRRQGLPPREAWRGIVVSGVVWFCGYTIALNWGERLVDAGTASLLVNTGPILMALLAARLLGEALPPRLLVGMAVSFAGAVVVGLSMSSGEGGSTSVLGVGLCLIAAVAYATGVIAQKPALSYGTPLQITAFACLTGTVACLPFTGQLLAEIPKAPVSATLNMLYLGVVPTALAFTTWTYALARMPAGRLGATTYAVPAIVVLLSWGLLGEVPAWLTLLGGVLCLAGVAVSRYAPRSPRTPAEDSPLGAGRT; this comes from the coding sequence ATGACGTTCCGCTCGAGTCCGATCCCGCCCGGCGTCCTCACGGTCGGCGCCGTCACCTTCACGGTGTTCGCCTGGGCCTCCGCCTTCGTCTCCATCCGCAGCGCCGGGGCCGCGTACTCACCCGGCGCCCTGGCCCTCGGCCGGCTGCTGGCCGCCTCGCTGGTGCTCGTCGTCCTGCTCCTGGTACGCCGTCAGGGCCTGCCTCCCCGCGAGGCATGGCGCGGAATCGTGGTCTCCGGTGTGGTGTGGTTCTGTGGCTACACGATCGCGCTGAACTGGGGTGAACGTCTGGTCGACGCGGGCACGGCGTCCCTCCTGGTGAACACCGGGCCCATCCTCATGGCACTGCTCGCGGCCCGCCTGCTCGGCGAGGCACTGCCCCCGCGGCTCCTCGTGGGCATGGCGGTCTCCTTCGCGGGAGCGGTGGTCGTGGGCCTGTCCATGTCCTCGGGCGAGGGCGGCTCCACCTCGGTGCTCGGAGTCGGCCTCTGCCTGATAGCCGCCGTCGCCTACGCGACCGGTGTCATCGCCCAGAAGCCCGCGCTCTCCTACGGCACGCCCTTGCAGATCACCGCCTTCGCCTGCCTGACCGGAACGGTCGCCTGCCTGCCCTTCACGGGCCAACTGCTCGCGGAAATCCCCAAGGCACCGGTGTCCGCGACCCTGAACATGCTCTACCTGGGCGTGGTGCCGACCGCCCTGGCCTTCACCACGTGGACCTACGCACTGGCGCGCATGCCGGCCGGCAGGCTCGGCGCGACCACGTACGCCGTCCCGGCCATCGTCGTGCTGCTGAGCTGGGGCCTCCTGGGCGAGGTACCGGCCTGGCTGACCCTCCTCGGCGGGGTGCTGTGCCTGGCCGGTGTGGCGGTCTCCCGGTACGCACCGCGCTCCCCGCGCACTCCCGCCGAGGACAGCCCCCTCGGTGCGGGCCGAACCTGA
- the hemC gene encoding hydroxymethylbilane synthase: MPADLIRIVSRDSPMALAQVERVRAELAALHPGIETTVLPVKTTGDKWMGDLSQVEGKGAFTKEVDAAILAGEADLAVHCVKDIPADRPLPAGTAFAAFLERDDIRDALIHPAGLSLAELPPGTRIGTSSVRRVAQLAAAYPHLECVPMRGNANRRLEKLAAGEADALLLAVAGLHRIGRADVITQVLPVDTLMPPIGAGVLALQCREDDTALIDTVSALGHPDTHRETLAERMLLHVLQGHCNSPIAGYARAERGGDLSLRACVFSPDGKEVLNAHEWAGRLDPATLGTSVAVALLRQGARELIDSIPH, translated from the coding sequence ATGCCCGCTGATCTGATTCGCATCGTCTCCCGCGATTCGCCGATGGCCCTCGCCCAGGTGGAGCGCGTGCGCGCCGAACTCGCCGCGCTCCACCCGGGGATCGAGACCACCGTCCTGCCGGTGAAGACCACCGGCGACAAGTGGATGGGAGACCTCTCACAGGTCGAGGGCAAGGGCGCCTTCACCAAGGAGGTCGACGCCGCGATCCTCGCCGGGGAGGCCGACCTCGCCGTGCACTGCGTCAAGGACATTCCGGCCGACCGTCCGCTGCCCGCCGGGACCGCCTTCGCCGCCTTTCTCGAGCGCGACGACATCCGCGACGCCCTGATCCACCCGGCCGGGCTCAGCCTCGCAGAGCTCCCGCCCGGCACCCGCATCGGGACCTCGTCGGTGCGCCGGGTCGCCCAACTCGCCGCCGCGTATCCGCACCTGGAGTGCGTGCCGATGCGCGGCAACGCCAACCGGCGTCTGGAGAAGCTCGCCGCCGGCGAGGCGGACGCCCTCCTCCTCGCCGTTGCCGGCCTCCACCGCATCGGCCGCGCGGACGTCATCACACAGGTCCTCCCGGTCGACACGCTCATGCCGCCCATCGGTGCCGGGGTCCTCGCGCTCCAGTGCAGGGAGGACGACACCGCGCTCATCGACACCGTCAGCGCCCTCGGCCACCCCGACACGCACCGCGAGACGCTCGCCGAGCGGATGCTCCTCCATGTCCTCCAAGGCCACTGCAACAGCCCGATCGCGGGGTACGCACGGGCTGAACGCGGAGGGGATCTCTCCCTGCGCGCCTGCGTGTTCTCACCGGACGGCAAGGAGGTCCTGAACGCCCACGAGTGGGCGGGCCGCCTCGACCCGGCCACCCTCGGCACGTCCGTCGCCGTCGCCCTCCTCCGGCAGGGTGCCCGGGAGCTCATCGACAGCATTCCGCACTGA
- a CDS encoding oxygenase MpaB family protein — MARATTAVERIRRRAGEAVFLRVAGPDGPRNRARIHTTPGPRWFAPDRPVRQVHGDASMFIGGLAALLLQSLHPVAMAAVAAHSGYRGDPWGRLHRTSTFLAVTTFATSADAEAAVARVREVHARIRGRTPDGVPYRADDPELLTWVHIAEADCFLRAHQRYGRSPLDAAGCDAYLADTARVARALGADGPPESERDLALLMARYRPGLRVTAASRDTARFLLTDPPLPGAARLPYALLAAAAVDLLPPWAKAAVAADAPAAARIPPVAARAGGHAVTRAIRWALPERPPPPPTG; from the coding sequence ATGGCACGGGCGACGACGGCTGTCGAGCGGATCAGGCGGCGAGCGGGCGAGGCGGTCTTCCTGCGCGTCGCCGGGCCGGACGGGCCCAGGAACAGGGCGCGGATCCACACGACGCCCGGTCCCCGCTGGTTCGCACCGGACCGGCCGGTGCGGCAGGTGCACGGGGACGCATCGATGTTCATCGGCGGGCTGGCCGCCCTGCTGCTCCAGTCCCTGCACCCGGTGGCGATGGCCGCCGTGGCGGCGCACTCGGGATACCGGGGCGACCCGTGGGGGCGGCTGCACCGGACCAGTACGTTCCTCGCGGTGACCACGTTCGCCACGAGCGCCGACGCCGAGGCGGCCGTGGCCCGGGTACGGGAGGTGCACGCGCGGATCCGGGGCCGGACGCCCGACGGCGTACCGTACCGGGCCGACGATCCGGAGCTGCTGACCTGGGTGCACATCGCCGAGGCGGACTGCTTCCTGCGGGCCCACCAGCGCTACGGCCGGAGCCCGTTGGACGCCGCCGGCTGCGATGCGTACCTGGCCGACACGGCGCGCGTGGCCCGCGCCCTGGGTGCGGACGGGCCGCCGGAGAGCGAACGCGATCTGGCCCTGCTCATGGCGCGGTACCGGCCCGGTCTGCGGGTGACGGCGGCTTCCCGGGACACCGCCCGGTTCCTGCTGACCGATCCCCCGCTGCCGGGAGCCGCCCGGTTGCCGTACGCCCTGCTCGCGGCGGCAGCCGTTGACCTGCTGCCGCCCTGGGCCAAGGCGGCCGTGGCCGCCGATGCTCCGGCGGCCGCCCGGATACCGCCCGTGGCCGCCCGCGCCGGCGGCCACGCGGTGACCCGGGCGATCCGCTGGGCGCTGCCCGAGCGTCCCCCACCGCCGCCGACCGGTTGA
- a CDS encoding PP2C family protein-serine/threonine phosphatase: MPPRDGKSTGPLGGHEGLPARVRAMEDAAEQIGTTLDAVTTCEELAGFLLRNVCDAVAVDLLAEDGGSLRVTTAGAVRLLAAGTAATSSLRATDRGHGLSARATVADGTPVHVLTVPVPDRDREDADRGHGFHGVLTAVRARTEFSDHEAATVRFAARLAAVHLGHARRLAATEDTVSHLQRALVAEPGRPHPNLEVASRYLPAGPRALVGGDWFETVRLHYGRTLLVVGDVMGHGLDAAVDMNAYRSTLRDVASTDLAPHRVLRQLDALAAGDAARRPATCLLVRVDPARGVAMFASAGHLPPAVFGADGSATLVDVPVGPPLGTGVGGYEAVTRAIGPQETLLMFTDGLVERRGEDIDVSLARLAGVRPPVGAGVDAVVDAVVEGLDASHAEDDVAVLAARARARPPADPEAAAGPDLDMPGMPAGPGLPTVER; the protein is encoded by the coding sequence TTGCCGCCGCGTGACGGGAAGTCCACCGGGCCCCTCGGCGGGCACGAGGGGCTGCCGGCGCGCGTCCGGGCGATGGAGGACGCCGCCGAGCAGATCGGTACGACCCTGGACGCGGTGACCACCTGCGAGGAGCTGGCCGGTTTCCTGCTCCGGAACGTCTGCGACGCGGTCGCCGTGGACCTGCTGGCGGAGGACGGCGGTTCCCTCCGTGTCACGACAGCGGGAGCCGTCAGGCTGCTGGCGGCGGGAACCGCCGCGACGTCCTCGCTACGGGCGACGGACCGCGGACACGGGCTCTCCGCGCGGGCGACGGTCGCCGACGGCACTCCGGTCCACGTCCTCACGGTCCCCGTGCCGGACCGGGACCGTGAGGACGCGGACCGGGGCCACGGCTTCCACGGCGTGCTGACCGCCGTACGGGCCCGGACGGAGTTCAGCGACCACGAGGCGGCGACCGTCCGCTTCGCGGCCCGGCTGGCGGCGGTGCACCTCGGGCACGCACGGCGGCTGGCCGCCACCGAGGACACGGTCTCGCACCTCCAGCGGGCGCTCGTGGCGGAACCGGGACGGCCGCACCCCAACCTCGAGGTGGCCAGCCGCTACCTGCCCGCCGGCCCCCGGGCACTGGTGGGAGGCGACTGGTTCGAGACGGTCCGCCTCCACTACGGCCGCACCCTGCTCGTGGTCGGCGACGTGATGGGCCACGGGCTCGACGCGGCGGTGGACATGAACGCGTACCGCTCCACCCTGCGGGACGTGGCCTCGACGGACCTCGCCCCGCACCGCGTGCTGCGCCAGCTCGACGCCCTGGCCGCGGGCGACGCGGCCCGCAGACCGGCGACCTGCCTGCTCGTACGCGTCGACCCCGCGCGCGGCGTCGCGATGTTCGCCAGCGCCGGGCACCTGCCGCCGGCCGTGTTCGGGGCCGACGGCTCGGCCACGCTGGTCGACGTCCCGGTCGGCCCGCCGCTGGGCACCGGGGTCGGCGGCTACGAGGCCGTCACCCGCGCGATCGGCCCGCAGGAGACCCTGCTGATGTTCACCGACGGACTGGTGGAGCGGCGGGGCGAGGACATCGACGTCTCGCTGGCCCGGCTGGCGGGCGTGCGCCCACCGGTGGGGGCCGGGGTCGACGCGGTGGTGGACGCCGTGGTGGAGGGCCTCGACGCCTCCCACGCGGAGGACGACGTCGCCGTACTCGCCGCCCGAGCCCGCGCCCGCCCGCCCGCGGACCCGGAAGCCGCCGCCGGACCGGACCTGGACATGCCCGGCATGCCCGCGGGGCCCGGCCTGCCTACGGTGGAACGGTGA
- a CDS encoding class I SAM-dependent methyltransferase: MLSSGDPTEQSAPVVRPEVWETYGPADLSAVPVFAGGFINFGYWKAVDLEQPLSQADRIRSERDLYRHVLDAAAPEGGRAVEIGCGLGLGCALALEEYGPTAITGVDIHPHQLQRARKANSTLLEAQPNRLRFVLGAAEDLPLGDGEFDCLYSVEAAQHFPDLSAFAREAARVLRPGGRMAVTSFFTVGGAPEPARRLAGLLDSFASGLDIARPVSRLADALTEAGFADVRTVSIGPQVWPGWDRWLARLWAPGTWPRNFLAAWEQQILDYYLVTATRP; this comes from the coding sequence GTGTTGTCGTCGGGTGACCCCACGGAGCAGAGCGCTCCCGTCGTACGGCCCGAGGTGTGGGAGACGTACGGGCCGGCCGATCTCAGCGCCGTTCCGGTATTCGCCGGAGGCTTCATCAACTTCGGTTATTGGAAGGCGGTCGACCTCGAACAACCTCTGTCCCAGGCCGACCGGATCCGCAGCGAGCGGGACCTCTACCGGCACGTGCTCGATGCCGCGGCCCCCGAGGGCGGCCGGGCGGTCGAGATCGGCTGCGGACTCGGCCTCGGGTGCGCCCTCGCACTGGAGGAGTACGGGCCCACGGCCATCACCGGCGTGGACATCCATCCCCACCAGCTCCAGCGGGCCCGGAAAGCCAACTCCACGCTCCTCGAGGCCCAGCCGAACCGGCTGCGCTTCGTACTCGGTGCCGCGGAGGACCTGCCGCTCGGCGACGGCGAGTTCGACTGCCTCTACAGCGTCGAGGCGGCCCAGCACTTCCCGGACCTGTCCGCGTTCGCCAGGGAGGCGGCGCGGGTCCTGCGCCCCGGCGGGCGGATGGCGGTCACCAGCTTCTTCACCGTCGGCGGTGCGCCCGAGCCCGCGAGGCGGCTCGCGGGGCTGCTCGACTCGTTCGCCAGCGGCCTGGACATCGCCCGGCCCGTGTCCCGCCTCGCCGACGCCCTCACCGAAGCCGGTTTCGCCGACGTCCGCACCGTCTCGATCGGCCCGCAGGTCTGGCCGGGCTGGGACCGCTGGCTCGCCCGCCTCTGGGCCCCCGGGACCTGGCCGCGGAACTTCCTGGCCGCCTGGGAGCAGCAGATCCTGGACTACTACCTCGTGACCGCCACCCGCCCGTAG
- a CDS encoding M15 family metallopeptidase, with protein sequence MSHRLACVALTGTLCATALSCTAAKSGSHFQIAPQPAVKTLSAHVTTVPRDKLGTTYRPGCPVPPERLRLIRMNHWGFDGRVHRGELVVHEDVVAPVLRVFTKAFDARFPIRRMRVTAAYGGSDAAAMADDNTSAFNCRPVTGDPSRLSRHAWGDAIDINPVENPYVDVQGTSHPPNGRTHLDRSRVAPGMITPDGVVTRAFREAGWYWGGRWSPPDYQHFSAEGG encoded by the coding sequence GTGAGCCATCGTCTCGCCTGTGTCGCCCTGACCGGCACCCTGTGCGCGACCGCGTTGTCGTGCACGGCAGCGAAGTCCGGGTCGCACTTCCAGATCGCGCCGCAGCCCGCGGTGAAGACGCTGTCGGCGCACGTCACGACCGTTCCCCGGGACAAACTGGGAACCACCTACCGCCCGGGCTGTCCCGTGCCACCGGAGCGGCTGAGGCTCATACGGATGAACCACTGGGGCTTCGACGGCCGGGTGCACCGGGGCGAGCTCGTGGTCCACGAGGACGTGGTCGCGCCGGTGCTGCGCGTCTTCACCAAGGCCTTCGACGCCCGCTTCCCGATCCGCCGCATGCGCGTGACGGCCGCGTACGGAGGCAGCGACGCCGCGGCCATGGCCGACGACAACACCTCCGCCTTCAACTGCCGGCCTGTCACCGGCGACCCGAGCCGTCTGTCCCGGCACGCCTGGGGCGACGCCATCGACATCAACCCGGTCGAGAACCCGTACGTCGACGTACAGGGCACCAGCCATCCCCCGAACGGACGCACCCACCTCGACCGGAGCCGTGTCGCCCCGGGCATGATCACCCCGGACGGCGTGGTGACCCGGGCCTTCCGGGAGGCCGGCTGGTACTGGGGCGGCCGCTGGAGCCCCCCGGACTACCAGCACTTCTCCGCGGAGGGCGGCTGA
- a CDS encoding FAD-dependent oxidoreductase: MERTTCCVVGGGPAGMVLALLLARAGVEVTVLEKHGDFLRDFRGDTVHPSTLSLLDDIGLADRFARLPQRRVTSVQLPIGPDRSLVTVGNIAALHGKYNYIAMVPQWDLLDLLADEARREPSFHLRMNTEATSFLVERGRVAGVRYRTADGAVGELRASLTVACDGRGSLSRALPELGLEDFPCPMDAWWFRIPRHEEDPSGLVGGIGDRLFVALIDRGDYWQCAALIPKGSDAGRRAEGLEPFMAQFTDAVPWLADRARAVTSWDDVKLLDVRLDRLRRWHRPGLLCIGDAAHAMSPVFGIGINLAVQDAVAAARHLVGPLRDGTVGLRDVRRVQRRRLPTTVATQGLQRLAHAQVIEPLLSGRVAFGDPRRAERLTELITESRWLNRLPAYFLAYGALRERPPGESLR; encoded by the coding sequence GTGGAACGGACCACCTGCTGTGTGGTGGGCGGAGGGCCCGCCGGAATGGTGCTGGCCCTGCTGCTGGCCAGGGCCGGGGTGGAGGTGACCGTGCTGGAGAAGCACGGCGACTTCCTGCGTGACTTCCGCGGCGACACCGTGCACCCGTCCACCCTGTCGCTGCTCGACGACATCGGGCTGGCGGACCGGTTCGCCCGGCTGCCGCAGCGACGGGTCACCTCGGTACAGCTGCCCATCGGGCCGGACCGGTCCCTCGTCACGGTCGGGAACATCGCGGCGCTGCACGGCAAGTACAACTACATCGCGATGGTGCCGCAGTGGGACCTGCTGGACCTGCTCGCCGACGAGGCCCGCCGGGAGCCCTCCTTCCACCTGCGGATGAACACCGAGGCGACGTCCTTCCTCGTCGAGCGCGGAAGGGTCGCGGGCGTGCGGTACCGCACGGCGGACGGGGCCGTCGGCGAGCTCAGGGCGTCGCTGACCGTGGCCTGCGACGGGCGTGGATCGCTGTCCAGGGCTCTGCCCGAGCTCGGGCTGGAGGACTTCCCGTGCCCGATGGACGCCTGGTGGTTCCGGATTCCGCGCCACGAGGAGGATCCGAGCGGGCTCGTCGGAGGCATCGGTGACAGGCTCTTCGTCGCGCTCATCGACCGTGGCGACTACTGGCAGTGTGCGGCGCTGATCCCCAAGGGGTCCGACGCCGGGCGCCGCGCCGAAGGCCTGGAGCCGTTCATGGCCCAGTTCACGGACGCCGTCCCGTGGCTGGCCGACCGGGCCCGTGCCGTCACTTCCTGGGACGATGTCAAGCTGCTCGACGTACGGCTGGACCGGCTGCGCCGCTGGCACCGCCCGGGGCTGCTGTGCATCGGCGACGCCGCCCATGCCATGTCACCGGTCTTCGGGATCGGCATCAACCTCGCCGTGCAGGACGCGGTGGCCGCGGCCCGCCATCTGGTGGGACCGCTGCGCGACGGCACCGTGGGGCTCCGGGACGTACGTCGCGTCCAGCGCCGCCGCCTGCCCACGACCGTGGCGACCCAGGGTCTCCAGCGCCTGGCCCACGCCCAGGTCATCGAGCCGCTGCTGTCCGGCCGCGTCGCGTTCGGCGATCCCCGGCGGGCCGAGCGGCTCACCGAGCTGATCACCGAATCGCGATGGCTGAACCGGCTGCCCGCCTACTTCCTCGCCTACGGGGCGCTGCGCGAGCGGCCCCCGGGGGAATCACTCCGCTGA
- a CDS encoding 2-dehydropantoate 2-reductase yields the protein MRILTVGAGAVGGFFGARLATAGQDVSFLVRPARAKALAARGLRVSGQGEELRLTPKLVTADAAGGPYDLVLLSVKATALRAALADIGSAVGPETAVVPLLNGVAHIDTLVSRLGTGTVLGGVAKVVTTLSEDGDILRMAPPAVILTGELDGRPSARVDSIRTVLAGAGIASPATEDIVSAMWHKWVFISTLVSLTCLMRGTVGEVNAVPGGSALATALVAEAGAVAEAAGHPLTDAELAFTSSTVTAPGSPLTPSLYRDLVAGVPTEADHVLTDLTERARALGVATPLLDLAALQLRVHEHRLTAQRP from the coding sequence ATGAGGATCCTCACGGTCGGCGCCGGAGCCGTCGGCGGCTTCTTCGGCGCCCGGCTCGCCACAGCGGGCCAGGACGTCTCCTTCCTGGTCCGGCCGGCCCGCGCGAAGGCCCTCGCCGCCCGCGGACTGCGCGTATCGGGCCAGGGCGAGGAACTCCGCCTCACGCCGAAGCTGGTGACGGCCGACGCCGCGGGCGGGCCGTACGACCTGGTCCTGCTCTCCGTGAAGGCGACGGCCCTGCGGGCGGCCCTCGCGGACATCGGATCCGCAGTCGGCCCGGAGACCGCCGTCGTCCCCCTGCTCAACGGGGTCGCCCACATCGACACGCTCGTCTCGCGCCTCGGAACCGGGACGGTACTCGGCGGGGTGGCGAAGGTGGTCACCACCTTGAGCGAGGACGGCGACATCCTGCGGATGGCTCCGCCCGCGGTCATCCTGACCGGCGAGCTCGACGGCCGTCCCTCGGCCCGCGTGGACTCGATCCGTACCGTCCTGGCCGGGGCCGGCATCGCCTCGCCCGCGACCGAGGACATCGTCTCCGCGATGTGGCACAAGTGGGTCTTCATCTCCACGCTGGTCTCGCTGACCTGCCTGATGCGCGGCACGGTCGGAGAGGTGAACGCCGTACCGGGCGGCTCCGCCCTCGCGACGGCCCTGGTCGCCGAAGCCGGGGCGGTGGCGGAGGCCGCCGGTCACCCGTTGACCGACGCCGAGCTCGCCTTCACCAGCTCGACCGTCACCGCCCCCGGCTCCCCGCTCACCCCCTCCCTCTACCGCGATCTCGTCGCCGGAGTGCCGACGGAGGCCGACCACGTACTGACCGACCTCACCGAGCGCGCCCGCGCCCTTGGAGTGGCCACTCCCCTGCTGGACCTCGCCGCCCTGCAGCTGCGCGTCCACGAACACCGCCTCACCGCGCAACGACCCTGA
- a CDS encoding ArsR/SmtB family transcription factor, with product MHPGPAPASGPAPAALLAAFAAALADETRAAICMTLLEGRAWTAGELARITSVAPSTISGHLTRLLDAGICVTERQGRHSYVRIADGATARLLDELASYAIPDRDAAHAVPVVAAPDPLARARTCYDHFAGRLGMAVTDAMERRGLLRTEDVFELTEAGRAWCDEAGISLAGEGRRRLASSCLDWTERRRHLGGLAGARLCARAKDEGWVVRPVGGGRALEVTGSGERAFADLLGLTPESWS from the coding sequence ATGCATCCCGGGCCGGCGCCCGCGAGCGGACCGGCCCCCGCGGCCCTCCTGGCCGCCTTTGCCGCCGCCCTGGCCGACGAGACGCGGGCCGCGATCTGCATGACGCTGCTGGAGGGGCGCGCCTGGACGGCGGGCGAGCTGGCCAGGATCACCTCGGTGGCGCCGTCCACGATCAGCGGTCATCTGACCAGGCTGCTCGATGCGGGGATCTGCGTGACCGAGCGGCAGGGCCGCCACAGTTATGTGCGGATCGCCGACGGGGCGACCGCCCGCCTGCTCGACGAACTCGCCTCCTACGCGATTCCGGACCGGGACGCGGCGCACGCCGTGCCCGTGGTCGCCGCACCGGACCCGCTGGCCCGCGCCCGTACCTGCTACGACCACTTCGCAGGGCGGCTCGGCATGGCGGTGACCGATGCGATGGAGCGGCGCGGGCTGCTGCGTACGGAGGACGTGTTCGAACTGACGGAGGCCGGCCGGGCCTGGTGCGACGAGGCCGGCATCAGCCTCGCCGGCGAGGGGCGCAGACGACTGGCGAGTTCCTGCCTGGACTGGACCGAGCGACGCCGCCACCTGGGCGGCCTCGCCGGGGCGCGCCTGTGCGCGCGGGCGAAGGACGAGGGTTGGGTGGTGCGCCCGGTGGGAGGCGGGCGGGCACTGGAGGTGACCGGGTCCGGTGAGCGGGCCTTCGCCGACCTGCTGGGCCTCACGCCGGAGTCGTGGAGCTGA